The genomic region ACCACCGCCATCGAGGTGAGCCCGGGCGTGCTGGTGTCAGCCCGGGTGGATGCCCATCATCCGCAGCGTCGCCAGACCCTGGACGAGGTGAAGGACACGGTGCGTCAGCGCTGGATTGCCGATGAGGCTGCACGACTGGCCCGCGAGGCCGGCGAGAAGCGCCTGGCCGAGCTGCGTGAGGCCGCAGGCGCCAAGGATGCGAAGGCCGCGCTGCCGTCGGGTCTGAGCGAGGAAAACACCATCAGCCGTTCCCAGCCGGGCCGTCTGCAGCAGCCGGCCCTGAAGGCCGCCTTTGGCGTGTCGGCCGATCAGCTGCCTGCCTGGGTAGGCGCCGATCTGGGCAAGGACGGCTATCAGCTCATCCATGTGGAGAAGGCCCTGCCGCCTGATGAAGCGGCCCGTCAGCGTCTGGACACCTACCGTACCCAGCTGCGGCAGCTGATGGCCAACGCCGAGCGCCAGGCCTGGGTGGATACCCTCAAGAGCACCCTGAAGATCGACCGCCATCTGGAGAAGGACAGCGGTTCGGGCGATGCGGAGTGAACGGAGGCCCGTCTGAAAGTCTTCGATCTTTGCTGCGAGCAGCAACACCAGTTCGAGGGCTGGTTCTCCTCTGCCGAGGACTTCGAGCGGCAGCAGGAGCATCAGCTCATCGAATGCCCGATGTGCGGGTCCCGACAGGTGAAGAAGCTCCTGTCGGCGCCCCGGCTGAACCTGTCCCATGGCAGCCCGTCAGCTGACGAAGCAGCCGGGGCTCGTGGCGAGAAGGCAGCGCGTTCCGGCCCGGTGACGGCCGAGATCCGCGAGCTGCAGGGGCAGCTGATGCGGGGGCTGCGCAAGCTGATCGA from Lautropia mirabilis harbors:
- a CDS encoding DUF1178 family protein, with the protein product MKVFDLCCEQQHQFEGWFSSAEDFERQQEHQLIECPMCGSRQVKKLLSAPRLNLSHGSPSADEAAGARGEKAARSGPVTAEIRELQGQLMRGLRKLIDATEDVGDRFAEEARRIHFDEAPDRPIRGVATPEETKALHEEGIEVLTLPLPPALKGRLQ